In a genomic window of Nostoc sp. UHCC 0870:
- a CDS encoding photosystem II reaction center protein K → MEAALLLAKLPEAYQIFDPLVDVLPIIPVFFLLLAFVWQAAVGFR, encoded by the coding sequence ATGGAAGCAGCACTATTATTAGCAAAATTGCCTGAAGCTTACCAAATTTTTGATCCTTTGGTAGACGTTCTCCCAATTATTCCCGTTTTCTTTTTATTGCTTGCTTTCGTATGGCAAGCCGCAGTGGGATTTAGGTAA
- a CDS encoding 2Fe-2S iron-sulfur cluster-binding protein: MGNIKFVKENKEIIAADGANLRLKAIENGIDIYKFIGKMTNCGGGGQCGTCVIEIVEGIENLSTPTDVENRMLKKKPANYRLACQTLVNGAVSVVTKP; this comes from the coding sequence ATGGGCAATATTAAATTTGTCAAAGAAAACAAAGAAATTATAGCGGCGGATGGTGCTAATCTGCGGCTAAAAGCAATAGAAAATGGGATTGACATCTATAAGTTTATTGGCAAGATGACAAATTGCGGCGGCGGCGGTCAGTGTGGTACTTGTGTAATTGAGATAGTTGAAGGCATAGAAAATCTTTCTACTCCTACAGATGTGGAAAATCGGATGCTGAAGAAAAAGCCTGCCAATTACCGTCTCGCTTGTCAAACCTTAGTCAATGGCGCAGTCAGCGTAGTAACTAAACCTTAA
- the psbM gene encoding photosystem II reaction center protein PsbM, with protein sequence MQVNELGFVASILFVLVPSVFLIILYIQTASREGKKDS encoded by the coding sequence ATGCAAGTTAATGAGCTAGGGTTCGTAGCGAGCATTCTGTTCGTGCTAGTTCCCTCCGTATTTTTGATAATTCTTTACATTCAAACTGCCAGCCGCGAAGGTAAAAAAGATAGTTGA